In Synechocystis sp. PCC 6714, the following are encoded in one genomic region:
- a CDS encoding aminopeptidase P N-terminal domain-containing protein, whose protein sequence is MHPVVSSAEYRQRRDRLMAKLGQGTAIFASAPQAVMHNDVEYVFRQDSDFYYLTGFNEPEAIAVFAPHHEEHQFILFVQPKDPAKETWTGIRYGVEGVQSSFWADIAYPIGELDEHLPKYLEKADKIYYYLGRDEALNQTILKHWQRQLAAYPRRGYGPQALVNSQGLVHPLRQVKSETELALLRRACDLSAIAHQRAMEFARPGHYEYQVQAELEIIFRREGGLGPAYPSIVAAGKNACILHYINNDCPLLDGDLLLIDAGCSYGYYNGDITRTFPINGKFSPEQRTLYEIVLTAQEAAIAKVQAGSPYHEYHDAAVSVIVDGLMDLGLLVGDKEEIIKGEKYKPFYMHRTGHWLGLDVHDAGNYKRDKETWTALEPGQVLTVEPGIYIAPDIKPVEGQPEVPERWRGIGIRIEDDVLVTAQGPDVLTSAVPKAIADLENH, encoded by the coding sequence ATGCATCCGGTTGTTAGTTCCGCTGAATATCGTCAACGTCGCGATCGCCTAATGGCCAAGTTGGGCCAGGGGACGGCTATTTTTGCCAGTGCGCCCCAAGCGGTGATGCACAACGATGTGGAATATGTGTTCCGTCAAGATAGTGATTTTTATTATCTAACGGGCTTCAATGAACCGGAGGCGATCGCCGTTTTTGCGCCCCATCACGAAGAACATCAATTTATTTTGTTTGTCCAACCCAAGGATCCGGCCAAGGAAACCTGGACGGGCATTCGCTACGGTGTGGAGGGGGTTCAATCCAGCTTTTGGGCTGACATTGCCTATCCCATTGGGGAATTGGATGAGCATTTACCGAAGTATCTGGAAAAAGCGGACAAAATTTATTACTATCTCGGTCGAGATGAAGCATTAAACCAAACCATCCTCAAACATTGGCAAAGACAATTGGCCGCCTATCCCCGACGGGGCTATGGTCCCCAGGCTTTAGTTAATTCCCAAGGCTTGGTACATCCCCTGCGGCAAGTGAAAAGTGAAACAGAATTAGCCCTTTTACGCCGAGCCTGTGATCTATCGGCGATCGCCCATCAGCGGGCCATGGAATTTGCTCGGCCGGGGCATTACGAATATCAAGTGCAGGCGGAATTGGAAATTATTTTTCGTCGGGAGGGGGGCTTAGGGCCAGCCTATCCTTCCATTGTGGCGGCGGGGAAAAATGCCTGTATTTTGCACTACATCAACAATGATTGCCCTTTACTGGATGGGGATTTACTGCTGATCGATGCCGGTTGTTCCTACGGTTACTATAACGGCGACATCACCCGCACCTTTCCCATCAACGGCAAGTTTAGCCCTGAGCAACGGACCCTCTACGAAATTGTTTTAACTGCCCAGGAAGCGGCGATCGCCAAGGTACAGGCGGGCAGTCCCTACCACGAGTACCATGATGCGGCGGTGTCGGTTATTGTGGACGGGCTCATGGATTTAGGTTTGTTGGTGGGGGATAAGGAGGAAATTATCAAAGGGGAAAAATATAAGCCTTTTTATATGCACCGTACCGGCCATTGGTTGGGGTTAGATGTCCATGATGCCGGGAACTACAAACGGGATAAGGAAACCTGGACAGCGTTGGAGCCAGGCCAGGTGCTCACGGTGGAACCGGGCATTTACATTGCCCCCGATATTAAACCCGTTGAGGGACAGCCGGAAGTGCCAGAGCGATGGCGGGGTATTGGCATTCGCATTGAAGATGATGTACTGGTCACCGCCCAAGGCCCCGATGTGTTAACCAGTGCCGTGCCCAAGGCGATCGCCGACCTGGAAAATCATTAA
- a CDS encoding S-methyl-5'-thioadenosine phosphorylase: protein MVNAQIGIIGGSGLYQMEALKNIEEVALDTPFGSPSDSFIVGELAGVQVAFLARHGRGHHLLPSEIPFRANIHGMKQLGVKYLISASAVGSLQGEAKPLDMVIPDQFIDRTRQRVSTFFGEGIVAHIGFGNPICPQLAQRLSMAIASLELEGVTLHDRGTYVCMEGPAFSTIAESNLYRSWGGTVIGMTNLPEAKLAREAEIAYATLALVTDYDCWHPDHDHVTVEMVIGNLQKNAVNAQRVIVETVKQLAVNPFESIAHNALQYAVLTPPDKFPPATYEKLSLLLGKYYPPSP from the coding sequence CCTTTCGGCTCTCCCTCAGACAGTTTCATTGTGGGGGAATTAGCCGGCGTGCAGGTAGCTTTTTTAGCTCGCCATGGCCGGGGCCATCACCTTTTGCCCAGTGAGATTCCCTTCCGGGCCAATATCCATGGCATGAAACAGTTGGGGGTTAAATATTTAATTTCTGCATCGGCCGTGGGTTCTTTGCAAGGGGAAGCAAAACCTTTGGATATGGTCATTCCCGATCAGTTCATTGACCGTACCCGCCAGCGGGTTTCCACCTTTTTTGGGGAGGGCATAGTGGCCCACATTGGCTTTGGTAATCCCATCTGTCCCCAGTTGGCCCAACGTCTTTCTATGGCGATCGCCAGTTTGGAGTTGGAGGGGGTTACACTCCACGACCGAGGCACCTATGTCTGCATGGAAGGGCCAGCCTTTTCTACTATTGCGGAATCAAATTTATATCGCAGTTGGGGCGGTACTGTCATCGGCATGACCAATTTACCGGAAGCAAAATTGGCCCGGGAAGCGGAAATTGCCTATGCCACTTTGGCACTGGTAACAGACTACGACTGTTGGCATCCCGACCATGACCATGTGACGGTGGAAATGGTTATTGGCAATCTGCAAAAAAATGCGGTCAACGCCCAACGGGTGATTGTGGAAACCGTTAAACAATTGGCGGTCAATCCTTTCGAGTCCATTGCCCACAACGCATTGCAGTATGCGGTACTGACCCCCCCGGATAAGTTTCCCCCGGCTACCTACGAAAAGTTATCTTTGCTCTTGGGCAAATATTATCCACCTTCTCCATAA
- a CDS encoding 2Fe-2S iron-sulfur cluster-binding protein, translated as MVVTVHFLPDNVSTIARVGEPILDVAERAGVLIPTGCLMGSCHACEVELGDGTPICACISAVPVGVQELEVNLYDDPTW; from the coding sequence ATGGTAGTAACAGTACATTTTTTGCCTGACAATGTAAGTACCATTGCTCGGGTAGGGGAACCGATTCTAGACGTGGCGGAAAGGGCTGGCGTGCTCATTCCCACGGGATGTTTGATGGGCTCCTGCCATGCCTGCGAAGTGGAATTAGGGGACGGCACTCCCATTTGCGCTTGCATTAGTGCGGTGCCAGTGGGAGTACAGGAATTGGAAGTCAATCTTTACGATGACCCCACTTGGTAG